GTTGAAGAACTATTTCGAGGTCAACTACATAGTTCTGTTACTCCATTCTGCTGAAAAGATGGTGTTATTCATTGGGTcatagttttatatatatatatatatattttgggcCAACAGTGAGTGGGATGTCAAGCTAAATGAAGAGATTTGTTGTCCATGAGATTCAGAGATCTCAGAAGTATAAAACCTCTAGTAGTGGGCTAACGATTCGGGGTTTTGGGTAGTTTGAGGGTGCTCATAGTTTAAATGTAAATTCTGTCATTGTACCTCAAAAAAGGAGAATAAGATCCTCTGCAGATATGTACTACTTTTGTGATTTAATAATATGGTTGCTTGATCAGAATACTCACTTAAACTATCTGCTTTTCTGTATGACATATTTGGAGGGGGTTTtgctttattatttaaatatatttctgctgTCACATTATTCCCTTTTTGCTTGGGGATGGTATTTAGTCTTCCTCTTCATAGTCATTTTGTTTCTGTTCTATCTATTTTTCAATTACTTTCAAAAGTACAAGTTCGTTAATTTCTTGTATTCCtctatttttttgtcttctctTATTGTTGACAATATGATACTATTGCCTTTTTTCCACTCAACCATCAAGAGACCTTGATGAGATGCCCAGTCCTGACAATAATATTGCATGAAGTGTCCATGAGAACAATAAACTAGTAACTAATAAGCATGCATATTATACTGTTCGGCTCATGGTCTAATTGGTCACTCTGTTGGGTAATCCCCCTCCTCCTGCTTCAATCCTGCACAATCAAACAAAGTGTGCTTGCATATTTTGATCATTCTAATTTGGTTACACccttgattttgaatttgttcCATTGTTATTTTTGCAGGACTGACAGTGCTTTGAATTTTGGAtggtttttcttgttttacCTGGTAAATTGACTGTTTTGCTTTTATGCAAATAAGATTTGCTTcacatttcaaacaaaatttacttattattatttcactTTGTGCTTGCAGCTTCACCTAGGATTCTGTATCTTAGCTGCAGTTGCTCCTCCCATAGTTTTCAAAGGAAAATCCTTGACGTATGTTAACTTCATATATGTACACTTCATTAACATGACAATATTGCTTAATCCTTTTTGTTTACATGCGGCTTTACCCGTGAAATATGAAGATTGAGAATTTTTAATGGCTTTTTGAAAAACTTGGTCTTTGGTAGAAAATACAATGGCTTTGCTTGATCCATGTAGCATTGTAGGAGAAAGgattttgttgttgattttttCTGAAATAAAGTAAAGAAGTATATATGAAAAGATTTATAGAATTTGACATGACTTGAATTAGGACTTGTATATAATTACTATACTACATCTAAATTACCAGAGCTAAAATCTAAGTGATTCTAGAATGACTAAGAAAGTCAAACTGGTAGCCATGTTTGTGAGAGCAATAAATTCTGggatataataaaatactatcTAGAAGCTGGTGTTATTCTGCTTTTTGGGGGCCTAATACTTGGTGCTGTGTACTCATTTTGGTACAGAGGCATTCTGTCAGCCATAGATGTGGTGGGTAACCATGCAGTGATTGGAGTAAGTATGACTGTCTTGAACTACTTACTATTACCACATGCTGTTAATTGCCATTTGTCACACGATCCATGCGACAATTTTAAGCAAAACCTTGTCCAATGAAAATTCCCTGCTTCTAAACGATTGAtaatttacttctttttttttttcttttctttctttccatttaccTGTAGATTTTCTACTTTGTTGGATTTGGATTGTTCTGCATTGAAACATTGATCAGTGTCTGGGTTATTCAGGTTTGAATATACATCTCAATTTTTTTGGAAAGTGGAAACACTTAGCACTTTGACTGAACATAACCAAAGTACATGTtcactttttttgtttgtttgcatACAGCAAGTATATATGTACTTCCGTGGCAGTGGTAAGGCTGCTGAGATGAAGCAGGAGGCTGCAAGAGGAGCATTGAGGGCTGCAAGATGATAAATTACCTTGTCAAGCCCTGTGTTTGAATTGCTATTGTAAATTAGTATACATATATATTGCGgatgaaattattttactgaggtcttttttgtttttaattatttctcttGTCTAAAACATGCTACCTGTTCACCTTGTTTGTTAATGTATTTGTTGATGTATATTATAAGTAGGAAGCATACACATAGTACAGTGGTAGGTAGAAACGTGCTTCAATTTATTGAGTTGATCCTCTAAGTTTTGGTTTtgtcttattattttaaagGCTAGCAGTGATTGTACGAATATACatgagtaaattttattttatgcctttttattaatttatttaggtTTGATCTAAAAATtcacattaaaatattaaattttatttatttgtattttgtctATAAGATTTACTAAGATTATGTATAAAATGTAGGTGAATCTTACagataaaaattatgtaaataaaatttcatattttaatctcTTTTAAATCTAATCTATCATATTTCAGATTTTAAtctcttaaatttaatataatctaAAATTTCAGATTTTAGCTAAGAATGTTCAATTATATTACAAAGAATTATTCTTTTCGTGTATAAAACACCATTAGATAAATCCAATCTTATATCCATCTGTATTTTGTCAATAAGATTTACTAAGATTACGTATAAAATCTAGCAGAATCTTAACGATAAAATCCGATTAGATAAATCTAATAGTCACTAATATTGGTGATTGGAAATAGAGAACCGTATACTATATAAAAGTGAAATCCAACAAATTATTTCTTTCTCACATCACCACGAAAACTGAAATTTCCTTCTTAAATCACCGTGAAAAACTGTACCGACTCTGGCACTTCTTGTTGTTGGGTTGCGCAGTTTGCAGCAGCAGAAAAACCGTGTTTTTTGTTGGTGGGTTAAATTTGCACCTGGAAATATGGCGGGTCACGGTTTTAGTTTCAGTTTCTCCTCCATTGAAGAAGAGGATGTGCAGTGGTATAATCTCTTCCAACTCTAAGAAATGTCCCTTTGAAGCCCTTTCTCGTGATATTCtggtaattatgaaattgttaTTTGAGTGAATTTTAAGCTTGAATTTTGATTGTTTATAAGTCTTAGTTTTCAAatgtattttctatttttcttcattgTAGGTTCAAGCATTGTGTGGTGTGGACCATAAAGATTTGAAGCAGCTTTTTCATGTCTCAAAAATGATTAGAGAAGTGGTATGTATAAGTAACATGACGTTAATTAGTTAGTGCTGTgtgtaatttaattattgattatttctgattg
The nucleotide sequence above comes from Glycine soja cultivar W05 chromosome 11, ASM419377v2, whole genome shotgun sequence. Encoded proteins:
- the LOC114373315 gene encoding F-box protein At1g61340-like: MLPVHLRTVYYIKVKSNKLFLSHITTKTEISFLNHREKLYRLWHFLLLGCAVCSSRKTVFFVGGLNLHLEIWRVTVLVSVSPPLKKRMCSGIISSNSKKCPFEALSRDILVQALCGVDHKDLKQLFHVSKMIREVTMMAKEHFDICTPKTFAFLNPFCSGANGFKEIETPKVN